From Phycodurus eques isolate BA_2022a chromosome 13, UOR_Pequ_1.1, whole genome shotgun sequence, a single genomic window includes:
- the LOC133411952 gene encoding growth/differentiation factor 8, whose protein sequence is MRRSCTLLSSLLLLISGSSSGECRPQQAGERTLDADNEKVQLVEAVKAGILNSLGMDKEPEITQKASERELSRMYRLYWERLREMRGNSSQWTGGTTSKVLFPATGPIKAPQGEEPLPLPPGQHMQWYRAVFHKNPSIQMEAILTRAELKVSRHSLIHPTHSDLRQIKVQVKRLEVGNLTGRTHMDPHVDVSLMQNVTMDISTKVTKWMRTDDTSLVVNVRMAMGEGDPTISLELDLIQPKAAKNRRLPRSNMEDECNEQGWCCRKSINVSFKDIGWTDWIVAPTEYTMHLCDGTCPHNYKPATMHTQVKSRLHQILKGGSPRPCCVPASYEPMVLMYYDSRGKLKLTPFDDLIVTKCHCA, encoded by the exons ATGCGCAGATCATGCACGCTGCTCTCCTCCTTGCTACTCCTGATCTCTGGATCCAGCTCAGGGGAGTGTAGGCCTCAACAGGCTGGGGAGCGAACACTCGATGCGGACAATGAGAAGGTCCAACTAGTGGAGGCGGTCAAGGCGGGAATCCTAAACTCACTTGGCATGGACAAAGAACCCGAGATCACCCAAAAGGCCTCCGAGCGAGAGTTGAGTAGGATGTATCGGCTGTACTGGGAAAGACTGAGGGAGATGAGAGGAAATTCCAGCCAGTGGACGGGAGGGACCACGTCGAAGGTGCTTTTTCCAGCTACAG GGCCAATAAAAGCACCTCAAGGGGAGGAACCGCTACCATTGCCCCCTGGTCAGCACATGCAGTGGTACAGAGCTGTTTTCCATAAGAACCCAAGTATTCAAATGGAGGCCATTCTAACCCGAGCTGAGCTCAAGGTTTCCAGGCACAGTCTAATACATCCAACACATTCTGATTTAAGGCAGATTAAAGTTCAAGTCAAACGCCTGGAGGTGGGGAACTTAACTGGACGGACACACATGGACCCTCACGTTGATGTCTCACTCATGCAAAATGTGACGATGGACATCAGCACAAAAGTGACAAAGTGGATGAGAACAGATGATACGTCATTGGTTGTGAACGTAAGGATGGCAATGGGTGAAGGCGACCCAACTATATCTTTGGAATTAGACTTAATTCAGCCCAAAGCGGCAAAAAATCGAAGGCTGCCTCGCTCCAACATGGAGGACGAGTGCAACGAACAAGGCTGGTGCTGCCGCAAATCAATCAACGTGTCGTTCAAAGACATTGGCTGGACCGACTGGATCGTGGCCCCCACGGAGTACACCATGCACTTGTGCGACGGCACGTGCCCGCACAACTACAAGCCAGCCACCATGCACACTCAGGTCAAGTCTCGCCTGCACCAGATCCTGAAGGGCGGCTCGCCTCGGCCTTGCTGTGTACCGGCATCCTACGAGCCCATGGTCCTCATGTACTACGACAGCAGGGGGAAGTTGAAACTGACACCTTTTGATGACCTGATTGTCACTAAATGTCACTGTGCCTAA